Genomic DNA from Telopea speciosissima isolate NSW1024214 ecotype Mountain lineage chromosome 2, Tspe_v1, whole genome shotgun sequence:
GTACATGGGTTGGTTGTGAAACTTGGGTTCCAATCAGATCTATTCTTGCAAAATACGCTCGTTCATATGTATGCCTGTTCTGGATCAATGGATGATGCTCGGCGTCTGTTCGAGAAAATGTCGCAGAGAGATATTGTAACGTGGAATATAATGATAACCCAGTTGATAAAACGTGAGCAGGTTGATAAGGCCCAAGAATTGTTCGATAAAATGCCTGAGAGAAATGTGAGGTCTTGGACGTCAATGATTGCAGGTTATACCCAGTGTGGTCAGCCGAAGAAGGCTATTGATCATTTCACGCAGATGGAAGCAGCAGGGTTGAAACCCAACGAGGTGACGGTTGTGGCTGTTCTGGCAGCTTGTGCGGATTTGGGTGCATTGGATTTGGGTAGAAGGGTTCATCAGTACTCGAACAGATGTGGGTTCAAGAGGAATGCTCGCGTGTGCAACACTTTGATTGACATGTACATCAATTGTGGATGCCTGGAGGATGCACGCGGAGTCTTCAATGAGATGGAAGAACGAACAGTGGTGTCCTGGTCAGCCATGATTGGAGGACTTGCAATGCACGGCCAAGGCAAGGAAGCCCTGAGCCTCTTCTTCAGGATGACCGAAATAGGCATCAAGCCTAATGCAGTCACCTTCATAGGCCTTCTACATGCTTGTAGCCACATGGGTTTGATAAGTGAAGGTCGCAGGTTCTTCGCCAGCATGACTAGTGATTACAGGATTACACCTGAGATTGAACACTATGGTTGTATGGTGGATCTACTAAGTCGTGCTGGGCTACTTGAAGAAGCTCATGAGTTCATCCTGAACATGCCCATCAAGCCTAATGGGGTTGTGTGGGGGGCTCTCCTTGGGGGCTGCAAAGTGCACAGGAACATTGAGTTGGCTGAGGAAGCGATCAAACACCTTATTGAGTTGGACCCCATGAACAATGGGTACCATGTAGTTTTGTCAAACATATATGCGGATGCAGGGAGGTGGAAGGACACAGCAAGagtgaggaagatgatgaggGATCGAGGTGTGAAGAAAACGCCCGGATGGAGCTCGATCACCATCAATGGTATTGTTAACAAGTTTGTGGCTGGGGATGGAGACCATCCCCAAGCCGAAGAGATGTATCATGGATGGGAAGAACTGCTAGTGAAGATGAAGCAACAAGGGTATGTGCCGGATACTTCAGTAGTCTTGCTTGACATGGATGAGCATGAGAAGGAGCTTGTTCTATATCGCCACAGTGAGAAGTTGGCCGTTGTTTACGGGTTGATGAAGACACCACCAGGAACACCCATCAGGATAATGAAGAACCTTCGGGTTTGTGAGGACTGTCATGTTGCTTTGAAAATTATATCGGCTATTGTTGATCGAGAGATAGTTGTGCGTGATCGGAATCGATTCCATCGCTTCAAAGATGGTTCTTGTTCTTGTAAAGATTATTGGTAATGAAATTCAACTTAAATCATTTATGGTAGTGATACATCATTGATTTTATGGAGcttaaaaaaaaggttttattTTTCCATGTGGCAAATTCGTACAAGGCTGAAACATGACATGTGAGTTGGGACCTAAGTATCTACCTGTCTACCCAAAATTTGAGTCACATCTAATATGCCATGTGGTAGATGTTGGCATtcaggctatgtttggaagccaagaaaaaaatttaattttgttttgaaaaagagGAGGGAGATAGACACATTAACACTTCATTAGTGTCATCATTACTTTTGacctattatgttttttttcttcctattcttggcttccaaacataccCTTAAAGAAGGCAATTGGAAAGGATACCTATCCTACGCGTAATGGTGGAATGGTTATATCTAACTTTTTATGTAAAGTCATATATTTTATCAGTCACATGAATTTCTTTTTGGTTACAGGAAATCTTTTGACAAACCCATAATCATTCTTTAAATTGTTTATGGTTGCATTAACTAactttttttgaatattttttcaGTGCAAATTTTTGAGCTTGCACTCTTACAGTTTCATTgaacaatttcattttttttttgtttcataaggggggggggagggttgcAAGTAGTTAAACTATATTATTTATTCTCATTGTTATTAAATCGTTAATTGAAACTATCATTTCCGTTATACAGTTTTAGGCCACCCAAACTAACAACTTTGAAATTTAAGCTTTTATTGTTATATACCATGGATAATCTTGTTGTCCAAGgttgattacaacaagattgtaaccttacttttttgcctttttaggCTGTCATTggtatcaatttttttttctggcacATTTTCATTTTGCAggtgtttggtatcatttggaccttgttttcatttaaaataaactaaaaataacagaaaaaccATAAAAGGCTCAAGAGCCATTTATGTGTTATGGCCAAAAACCAAATTTCTCCATTTATGCGCTATACCTTTAATTAGCTCGTGTTGTAACGACTCCAAAGTGAGGGTAAACTGGTAATTTTGAATCCTGTTTATAAAACCCTTTGTTTTGCCTTCCTCTTCATTTGCGATTTTGCGACACACTGCAACTTCTCAGCATCTCATCTCCCTGGTGTCTCAACGCCGCTAGTATTTCATCTCCCGGTGTTCAGCAATCCAACAAATCAGGTAAGTTGTCTCAACCCTATTggtgcttcttcttttttttgttgggggggggggctaaAGGTCAGAAAAATTTgtagataaaataaaatgatgTACAAAAATGAAGTCTATGCATACCCAGACATACAAATACAAGGAAGAAACTGAATGAGGATCCACCTTCTC
This window encodes:
- the LOC122652088 gene encoding pentatricopeptide repeat-containing protein At5g66520-like, which produces MVSSLASLNVPPSLRASRIHRQTSQSSCDENFRTDLQFNFKTPFELRQLHSHIIKTNNSYSVLPLPRVGLVCAFSPSFTYAQEIFEWVDKPEIVIWNSCLKTFAEGDSPIDTIYLFYRLRHFNVLPDTFTCSFVLKACSLLSDLLNGRIVHGLVVKLGFQSDLFLQNTLVHMYACSGSMDDARRLFEKMSQRDIVTWNIMITQLIKREQVDKAQELFDKMPERNVRSWTSMIAGYTQCGQPKKAIDHFTQMEAAGLKPNEVTVVAVLAACADLGALDLGRRVHQYSNRCGFKRNARVCNTLIDMYINCGCLEDARGVFNEMEERTVVSWSAMIGGLAMHGQGKEALSLFFRMTEIGIKPNAVTFIGLLHACSHMGLISEGRRFFASMTSDYRITPEIEHYGCMVDLLSRAGLLEEAHEFILNMPIKPNGVVWGALLGGCKVHRNIELAEEAIKHLIELDPMNNGYHVVLSNIYADAGRWKDTARVRKMMRDRGVKKTPGWSSITINGIVNKFVAGDGDHPQAEEMYHGWEELLVKMKQQGYVPDTSVVLLDMDEHEKELVLYRHSEKLAVVYGLMKTPPGTPIRIMKNLRVCEDCHVALKIISAIVDREIVVRDRNRFHRFKDGSCSCKDYW